The genomic stretch GAGCAGCGCGCCGGCGCCGAGAATCGTCGCGAGAATGCCGCCGCGCGACACTGTGCCGAGCAGAGCGACGAAGATCACGAAAGTAGCCGCGAGCAGGAGCCAGCCGCCGAGGCCCGCCGCTTCCAGCCGCCGCGCCAGCCGAGCGGCGAGCGCGCCCGCTTCGCGCGGAGCGTCGCGGTCGGCGAGTGGAATGAGGAGCGCGAGCGTCGTCACCAGCCCTATGCCCGCATAAGTAGCGAAATTGTTGCGGTTGACGAAGGTGGAGCGCACGAAGAGGCCTTGCGCGGGGGCGTCGAAAAACGGAATCGTCGCCGAGAAGAAGGCCGACAGAAAGAGGCCATAGGCGGAATAGGCCGCCACGATGACCGCGATCGCCCGCAGCAGAAAATGCGCGCGATGCGAGCGGCGCGACAATTGGAGCGCCAGCCAGAAGACGCTGGCCGCCGTCACGAGGCGGAGCAGAAAGACGAGCGTCTGGCCGCGATCGACCGAGATCGCGCCGTCGAGCGGACGCTCCAGCGCCTCGCTCGCCATGCTCCAGATCGGATGCGCGAGCGCTCCAGAGGCGAGCGGGAGGGCCTGCACGCAAATCCACGATAGCGCCGCGCCGAAGAGCGCCGCCGGACCGGCGATGGCCGCGATCGATACGGCGTGGCGGCGGCCGGCGAGCAGGACGCCGAGCTCGAAGAGAAGGACCAGCGCCGGAAAATACAGCCCGTTCACACCCCAGGCCGGCAAGCGATTGCCGCCGAGCCAAAAGGGCGCGACGGCCAATCCGGCCACGAGGCCGAGGAGGAGAAGCGCCTCGAAGCCGCCCTCCGCCCACAAATCGGCGAAAAATCCGCGCGCCGGCTCGCGGGAGCTTTCGGTCGGGAGCGAGGACTCTCGCGAAAAAGGCGCGAGCTTCTGCAAGAGGCGCTTGTCCATGCTGCCGCCATCGGGGTGAATGCGGCGCTTTTCACCCCAAAGGCGCGGTTGCGGAGGGGAGATCATATCGCCACGAATGAGGGCGGGTCGAGGCCGGGGCGATTCATGCGCGGCCGGCTCTTTGGCGCGTCGCGTTCAATAGCGATAGGTCACGCCGGCCGACACGACATTCTGCGTAAATCCCCAGCTCGCCGCGGAATAGCCGATGGCGCCGAAGACGCCGCTGACATTGGAGCTGGTCTTCTGAAGCTGATAATCCAGCGAGATCGCTATGTTGCGCCAGAATGTGTAGCTGAGGCCGCCGCCGGCCGCCCAAATGGTGTCGGCGCGCGGCGAATTGGTCCAGCGCGTCTCGCCATAGCCGCCGCGCGCATAGGCGGTCCAGAAGGGAGAGATGGCGTAGTCGATCTGCAGCTTGGATTGCGTGTTGAGCGTCGCCGGGGACCATTGGCCGAGACGACCCGCAAGGGCTGTCGGCGCGGCGGCGGCGGCGAGCATTTGGTCGACCGTCGCGGTCAATGTCAGATAGGGCGTCGGATAATAATGCAGCCGCGCGCCGAAGGCGGGTTTGGCGACCTCGCCGCCGGAAAAATTCTGCACGCTCGACTGGCTCTGATAGCCGCCATAGACCTCGCCGCGGAACAGGCTGATGAGCTCCGAGCCGAGACCACCGACGATGCGATAGCCATTGGTGTCGGAGATCGAGTTCTCATAGCGGCGCAGATCGAGCGTCGGCTCGACGAAGCCGTAAAACATCGGCGAGAGCCACATTCCGCCGCGCAGCGTAGCCCTGTAGCTCAATCCGTTCTGCGCGTCGCCGCTCGCGGCGAGCGAGGCGATCGGCCGGCTGTCGTAGGAGACATATTGGACGCCGGTCGTCGCGCGCACGAACCAATCGGAAATTTTCTTCTCGACGGCGACAGAGCCGGAGAACTGATTGGAGAATTGCTGCGAGGCCGACACTGTATAGCCGGTCGGAACGGTGACATTGGGCGCCGTGGCTCCGAAATTGGAGCCGAAGAGACCGCTCTGACGCGTGTAATCCGCGGAAACATACACGTTGAGGTCGCTGAAAGGCGACCAAATGTGATTGATTCCGGCGCGGCCGGCCACATTGGTGGGGTCGACATCGGTCGTCGGCGTCGGCGACAGCCGAAATTGCGAGCCGAGCCCCGGATAGAACTGCGCGTCGGCGCTCACATAGGCGGTGGATTTGTGCAGGCCATTGTCGAGGCCCGCCTGGACCGACGGCCGCACGCGCACGCCGACGGCCGAGCGCCGATCGGTGGCGGTGGAGTAGATATTGTCGTTGAAGACGGAGCCGATGAAGAGGGACGGATAGACGATCCAGCCGTCGATCGCGAGGCCTTCCTCGGGACTGGGACCCATGGCCGTGACGCCGGCCGGAATTTCCTCGCCGCGGGCGACGGAACCGGCGGAAATTATGAGCGCGATCCCCGCCGCGACGCCATTCGGCAGCAAATTGCTCTTCATAACGCCCTCTCGAAGGCGTTCAGCTTGTAAGTGAAACGCGCCCGCAGTCAAGCCTGCGCCCCTTGGTCTCTCGGGGCGCGGCGCCGTCAAAAATAGCGCTCCGGCACGCGCACGAGATCGCCGGGCAGCACGGGAATGGTCGGCGCCAGCGGATATTCCTTGAAGCCCTGCTCGCCCACATGCTGGATGAGAACGGTCGACCGACTGGCTCGATAGGTGGAGCCGCCGGCGAGCGCTATCGCGCTCATCACATTGAGTCCGCTCTTGAACGAATATTCGCCGGGCTTGCCGACCTCGCCCATAATGTAGAAGGGGCGAAAGCTCGCGACATCGACTGTCACCTTGGGATTGCGCAGATATTCGCCGCGGAATTTTTTGGCCAATTCCTGTTCGAGCTGCGGCTTGCTGAAGCCGGCCGCCTTCACCGTGCCGGCCAGCGGCAGCGAAATAAAGCCGGCGGGATCGATCTCATATTCGCCGGAGAGGCGGTCCTCGCCGAAGACGGTCACGCGGATTTTCTCGCCGGGCTGCAGATTTGGCGCGGTGGTGGCCGCATTGCGAATCAGCGCCTCGCGCTCTTCCGCCGAGACAGGACCGAGGTTGGAGCCGCCGTCGCATCCCATGAGCAGGAGAGAGAGCGAGAGGCAGAGGCCGGCGGAACGGAAAAACGACATCGATCTCGTATGTCCTCGTCCTGAGATGGCGCGAAGCCGCAGTAGATAAGTGCCCCGTGCGCGGCGCGTCAATACGAAGGCTCAGAGCGCTCGCTCTTCGGGGGCGAGCGCGGAGCGTGCGGCCCGACGCGGGCGTATCAGCGGAGCTCTGGTAACTCTTTGTTTGTCGGCTACGGTCATGCTGCGGCAGGAAGCGAGAATCGGCATGCGCAGCGAGGACATCGACAAAGGAGCGGCGAAGCCGCGCGCCCGCGGCGCGGGGCTGCTCGCCTGTCGGCGGGGCGCCGCGATCGTCGAATTCGCCTTCATCGCGGCTCCGCTGTTTGCGATTCTGATCGCGATCTGCCAGGTCGGCGTGGTGTTTCTCGCGCAGCAGGAGCTGGAATCCGCCGTCGAGAAATCGGCGCGCAAGCTTCTTACCGGCGAGGTGCAGAAGGGCAAGCTCGACCAGACGCAATTCAAGAACACGGTCTGCGGCGGACTGACGGCGCTCTTCAACTGCACGCAGCTGATCGTCGATCTGCAGACGGCGAGCGCCTTCTCCTCCGTTGACACATCGGCGCCCGTCCTCACCTATGATTCCAGTGGCAATGTCACCAATAGCTGGAAATTCCAGACCGGCGGCGTCGGCAGCGTTCTCGTGCTGCGCGTGATCTATCAATTCCCCGTCGTCGGTGGACCGCTCGGATTCAATCTCGCCAATCTGCCGAATGGCAGGCGTTTATTGATGTCGACCGCCGTATTCCAGGTCGAGCCCTACTCGTAAACATCGGAGCAGGCCCATTGCGAATGCACTGTCTCAGTCGCTTGACGTCGAACGCCGGCCGTCGCGCCGGCGCGCTTCGGCGCGACGAGCGTGGCATGATCGCGGTCGAATTCGCGCTGATGATCCCGATCGCCGTGCTGATCCTCGTCAGCGAGTTCACGCTCGGCGAGGCGATCAGCATCAGTCGCAAGGTGGCGATCACCGGCCGCACGCTGACCGATCTCGTCGCGCGGCGCGCGAGCGTGTCGACAGCCGATCTCACGACGATATTGAACGCCTCGACGCAGATCATCGCGCCTTTCTCGACCGCCAATCTGACGATCATACTCGCCGAGCTCACGACCGATGAGAAAGGCGAGACAACAAAGATCGTGTGGAACGAGCCCTTCAACACGACGAAACTCGTCGATGGCTCGACCTTCGTGCTTCCGGCCGGCATGGCGCAGGCGAGCACGTCGCTGATCTACGCCTATGTGCGCTATAATTACACGCCGCCTTTCGGCGCCAAGATAATCCCGGCCGTGCCGATCCGCTACACATTCTACATCAACCCCCGCATCACCTCATCCGTTCCCCGGGTGGATTGAACGAAATGGCCGCGCGACACATGATGATGTTTCGGACTCTCGGCAAATTCTTCGCTCATCGAGGAGGCAATGTCGCGATCATATTCGCGCTGACGGCGATTCCTCTGATGATCGCCGCCGGCGGCGCCATTGATTATGCGAACGCCGGGCGCATCAAGACGCAGCTCTACGCCGCGGCCGACGCCGCCGCGCTCGCGGCGACGACACCGCCGATGATGCTGAAGTCTTGGACCGTCGCCAAGGCGGCGGCGAGGACGATGTTCGCCGCTCAGATGGCGCAGATCACGCGAGTGACTTATGACGCCGCCAGTCTCACGGTCGACGGCGACGACGATCCTGCGCCCGGCTCCATGACACGCAAGGTGTCGGTCACCTATACGACAAAGGTGCAGAATTCTTTCGGCGGCTTCTACGGCTTGCCGACATCGAACATAAAGGTGACAGCCTCGGCGACCGCGACGACGGCCCGCAATATCGATTTTTATCTGCTGCTCGACAATTCGCCGTCTATGGAGCTGCCCGCCACGCAGGCGGGCGTCAATGCGATGAACGCCTTCGGATGCGCCTTCGCCTGCCATGAGAAGAATGTCAGCGACAATGAATATACGACGCATTATCCCGGCTGGGGGACGATCGACAGCTATTCCTACGCCGAGAACAACGGAATAAAGCTGCGCATCGACAATGTTCGGGACGCGGCTAAGAGCCTCGCCACGACCGCGCAATCGACGATGGCCTCCAATGGCGCGACCTATCGCCTTGCGGCCTATAGCTTCAATTACGGCGTGACGATGATGCAGAATCTCGTCCCGACGACGAGCGGAAATGTGAGCCACATCCAGTCCAATATCGGGGCGATGACGCCGCCGCTGATGGATTCGAACAATGTGCTCGCGGCCAATACGTCCTACACCTATCCGACCAGCAGCTCGACCTACGATACGGTCACGACCGGCGGCGCGTTGAACACCAATGACGCGATGACCGATCTCAATCAGGCGCTCACCAGATTGAACGCGACCATGCCGGCGCCCGGCAGCGGCGCCCGCGTCGCCGGCGACAAGCCGCAGGAAGTGCTGATGCTCGTTTCCGATGGCGTCATCGATGCGAGCTATTATTCCAGCGGAACCTGCACGACTTCGCTGAATTGGGGATATTCGAACGCCTATGGCTCGTTTTATCGTTGCTTGCAGCCGGTCGACACCTCCTTCTGCACGACGATCAAGAACCGCGGAATTCGGATCGCGGTTCTCTACACGACCTATTATCCCGTGCCGAGCAATGGCTTCTACCAGGGGACCGTCGCCACCTTCGCATCGCAGATCGCCGACAATATGAAGAGCTGCGCCTCTTCCCCCGATCTCTTCTTCGAGGTGAACACGGGCGGCGACATCAGCTCGGCGCTGTCGACCCTGTTCTTGAACGCCGTTTCTTCCGCCTCGCGTCTCACGCAGTAGGCCTGCGCGGTCTTACGCACAGGCTCGTTCGCGGTCGAAAGCGCTCTAGATTCTTTCGTTGGAAGCGAATTCTGATCGATCGAACGATTCCGTTCGATCGGAAAGCGCTCTAGACGGAGACCTTGCGGCACTCCTCCGCGCAGGCCTTGCAAGCGTCGCCGCAGGCCTTGCATTCCGCATATTGCGGGAAGCGGTCGCATTCCTTCTTGCAGGCCATGCATATGTCGCCCACGGCCTTCGCCAGCGTCGGCGTGAAGGTCGAGTTCACCGCCGCCAGCGATTCGAGCGCGGCGCAGGCGGCGACGAGATCATAGGCGGCCTTGGTGCAACCGGCCATGCTGGTGTCGTTCATCGACAGCATGCCGAAGCAATGGCGCAGGCATTCGTTGCCGGTGGAGACGCATTCGGCGCTGGTCTTCATCAGCGCCTGAAATTTCGGTCCATGCATCATGTGCCCGGCATGCGGATTGGTGGTCTGATCCTCGGCCAGCGCGTGCGCGGCGGAGAGGGCGGCGGCCGCGCCGACGGCGGCGGCGACGAATTCACGACGTTCCATGGGGAGCCTTCCTTTCGTCTCGGTCCCGAGTCCGGTGGGCGAGATAGGCGAGAAAGTTTTGCTCTAACTGGCGTAGACCGCAGAAGCTTCAATCCTTTTCCCGCGGGCGGGCGCGACGTTTCATTGCGCGCGCGCGCATCGCACGCCATTTCTCGCGACAGAGGGCGGGAAGAATGAGAGGGGAGGAGGAGATGGAGCCGAATATCATGCTAACGCTGGGGCGCAGCGACGCCGAAGCGCTGGTCGACAGCCTGCGCCGACGCTTCGAGCGACTCTGCGACATTCGCAAGGAGATTTGCGAGCCCGCCGAGTTCGATGAGCTGGAGCGCGAGGAACGCGCCTATTTCGACGCCGAAAATGCGCTGGTCGAGCGCATCATCGGCGAGCTGACGCGTGCGCTCGCAGCGGAGCCTCGTCATTAGAGCGCCGCCGATCGAACGGCGTTATTTGTCGATATTCGATCGATCGAGCTCGCTCGTGCGGCGCCGGCTCAGGCGTCGTGTGGCGAGGGCGCCGTCGCGTCCCAGGCCAGCGGCTGTGGCGCTCGTCGGCGCGTCTCCGGCCATCGCGCCAGCAGCATGCTCAGCACGACCAGCAGATCGGCGGCGGCGCGCGACTGGCCGAGATCGACGAAGCCACGAATATCCGCAATCAGAATATCGCGGACGGCGGCGGCGCCGCGATGGCGGTTGAGGAGATAGCTGGCGAGCGTACGTTCATGCGCCTTGGAGGGGATGGCGCGCGCGAGCGGCATGGGATCGAGGCCGCTCGGCGCCAGCATTTCGGCGATCTGCTTCATCGGTCGGCTCCACGACTCGTTTCTGCCGCAGAGCGCTAAACCGACGACGATGACCTTTTGTGACAGTTCCGATCGTGGAATCTACCTATTCGGCGCAGCCTCGGCGTGGGCCTTTTCGCTCAGCAGACGCTCGGCGCTCTCGGCGACGCGCAGCCATACGCTATGGCCATCGCTGTCGCCGGCCGTTTGCAGATCGGCGGCGCGCTCGCGCGCATTGCCGGGCGCGTCCCGCTGTAGCCGGCGGGTGAGCGCGCGCGCGTGAATCTCGACGGCCTGTTCCAGAGAA from Methylosinus sp. C49 encodes the following:
- a CDS encoding O-antigen ligase family protein — protein: MDKRLLQKLAPFSRESSLPTESSREPARGFFADLWAEGGFEALLLLGLVAGLAVAPFWLGGNRLPAWGVNGLYFPALVLLFELGVLLAGRRHAVSIAAIAGPAALFGAALSWICVQALPLASGALAHPIWSMASEALERPLDGAISVDRGQTLVFLLRLVTAASVFWLALQLSRRSHRAHFLLRAIAVIVAAYSAYGLFLSAFFSATIPFFDAPAQGLFVRSTFVNRNNFATYAGIGLVTTLALLIPLADRDAPREAGALAARLARRLEAAGLGGWLLLAATFVIFVALLGTVSRGGILATILGAGALLALAYRRGRQSEGSAGAVALVVAGLAATIFYFGDLIIRRALDSGLDDGGRLAVFTITLRAILDTPLLGYGYGAFAALFPLYRDRSIPTADIWDKAHNAYLEAFLGLGLVFGAALVGALFWLAAKCVIGAATRRRSSAPAAAAAACSLLVGVHSLVDFGVQIEAVALTYMAILGAGVAQAESSRISLSD
- a CDS encoding outer membrane beta-barrel protein; its protein translation is MKSNLLPNGVAAGIALIISAGSVARGEEIPAGVTAMGPSPEEGLAIDGWIVYPSLFIGSVFNDNIYSTATDRRSAVGVRVRPSVQAGLDNGLHKSTAYVSADAQFYPGLGSQFRLSPTPTTDVDPTNVAGRAGINHIWSPFSDLNVYVSADYTRQSGLFGSNFGATAPNVTVPTGYTVSASQQFSNQFSGSVAVEKKISDWFVRATTGVQYVSYDSRPIASLAASGDAQNGLSYRATLRGGMWLSPMFYGFVEPTLDLRRYENSISDTNGYRIVGGLGSELISLFRGEVYGGYQSQSSVQNFSGGEVAKPAFGARLHYYPTPYLTLTATVDQMLAAAAAPTALAGRLGQWSPATLNTQSKLQIDYAISPFWTAYARGGYGETRWTNSPRADTIWAAGGGLSYTFWRNIAISLDYQLQKTSSNVSGVFGAIGYSAASWGFTQNVVSAGVTYRY
- a CDS encoding polysaccharide biosynthesis/export family protein — protein: MSFFRSAGLCLSLSLLLMGCDGGSNLGPVSAEEREALIRNAATTAPNLQPGEKIRVTVFGEDRLSGEYEIDPAGFISLPLAGTVKAAGFSKPQLEQELAKKFRGEYLRNPKVTVDVASFRPFYIMGEVGKPGEYSFKSGLNVMSAIALAGGSTYRASRSTVLIQHVGEQGFKEYPLAPTIPVLPGDLVRVPERYF
- a CDS encoding TadE/TadG family type IV pilus assembly protein produces the protein MRSEDIDKGAAKPRARGAGLLACRRGAAIVEFAFIAAPLFAILIAICQVGVVFLAQQELESAVEKSARKLLTGEVQKGKLDQTQFKNTVCGGLTALFNCTQLIVDLQTASAFSSVDTSAPVLTYDSSGNVTNSWKFQTGGVGSVLVLRVIYQFPVVGGPLGFNLANLPNGRRLLMSTAVFQVEPYS
- a CDS encoding pilus assembly protein → MIAVEFALMIPIAVLILVSEFTLGEAISISRKVAITGRTLTDLVARRASVSTADLTTILNASTQIIAPFSTANLTIILAELTTDEKGETTKIVWNEPFNTTKLVDGSTFVLPAGMAQASTSLIYAYVRYNYTPPFGAKIIPAVPIRYTFYINPRITSSVPRVD
- a CDS encoding pilus assembly protein TadG-related protein; amino-acid sequence: MAARHMMMFRTLGKFFAHRGGNVAIIFALTAIPLMIAAGGAIDYANAGRIKTQLYAAADAAALAATTPPMMLKSWTVAKAAARTMFAAQMAQITRVTYDAASLTVDGDDDPAPGSMTRKVSVTYTTKVQNSFGGFYGLPTSNIKVTASATATTARNIDFYLLLDNSPSMELPATQAGVNAMNAFGCAFACHEKNVSDNEYTTHYPGWGTIDSYSYAENNGIKLRIDNVRDAAKSLATTAQSTMASNGATYRLAAYSFNYGVTMMQNLVPTTSGNVSHIQSNIGAMTPPLMDSNNVLAANTSYTYPTSSSTYDTVTTGGALNTNDAMTDLNQALTRLNATMPAPGSGARVAGDKPQEVLMLVSDGVIDASYYSSGTCTTSLNWGYSNAYGSFYRCLQPVDTSFCTTIKNRGIRIAVLYTTYYPVPSNGFYQGTVATFASQIADNMKSCASSPDLFFEVNTGGDISSALSTLFLNAVSSASRLTQ
- a CDS encoding four-helix bundle copper-binding protein, which produces MERREFVAAAVGAAAALSAAHALAEDQTTNPHAGHMMHGPKFQALMKTSAECVSTGNECLRHCFGMLSMNDTSMAGCTKAAYDLVAACAALESLAAVNSTFTPTLAKAVGDICMACKKECDRFPQYAECKACGDACKACAEECRKVSV